In one window of Helianthus annuus cultivar XRQ/B chromosome 17, HanXRQr2.0-SUNRISE, whole genome shotgun sequence DNA:
- the LOC110923809 gene encoding zinc finger protein ZAT11: MSIEMEKMVTGSSNTSGTFECKTCGKRFQSFQALGGHQGIHRKVDHINERTLLTLNFLAPKAALHRCKICMKEFETGPALGGHMTRHRLQKDLDKEVVEGGGLMLIAAEAQLEAEERCYMELMLAAKEWRLFM, translated from the coding sequence ATGAGTATTGAGATGGAGAAAATGGTTACAGGTTCTTCTAACACTAGTGGTACTTTCGAATGCAAAACATGCGGAAAAAGGTTTCAAAGTTTTCAAGCACTCGGCGGCCACCAGGGAATCCACAGGAAGGTTGATCATATTAACGAAAGAACCTTGTTAACTCTGAATTTCTTGGCTCCAAAGGCGGCGTTGCACCGATGCAAGATTTGCATGAAGGAGTTTGAGACGGGGCCTGCGTTGGGCGGCCACATGACGCGCCACAGGCTTCAAAAAGATTTGGACAAGGAGGTGGTGGAGGGTGGCGGTTTGATGCTGATAGCGGCCGAAGCGCAGTTGGAGGCTGAGGAACGGTGTTATATGGAGTT